The nucleotide sequence GATCACCTGCAGTGTTACAATTAAGGTACATGTAGACTAATGCCGTCCCAAAAAACGACTATTTTGTGAAGTGCATTAGCACCACCTACAGGACTGGAGTGGCATGTGACAAGCAGACTTTTCAAAACAAGTTGGTGGGACAAGTTTAGGATGCTTTGGTGATGTACTAGATGGAGTGGAAGTCACCACTTAACTCACCAGGAAGCGATCCTGCGGTCTGAGCCGGTGGTAGGTGATCTCGGGCTCGGCCGTCAGGTACGGCGGCGTGTGGTAGTTGGGCGGTATGAACTTGGTGTGCTCGTTTTCGTGCAGCTGATCGGGCCCCGATTCCAGAACTCGTTTCTGGAGCTCGATGCCCCACTTGAACTTCACGTCACCAAACGCTCGGAAGGGCATGAGCAAGCCCAGCAAACGGTcctgagcgtgcgtgtgtgtgttggttaaCACAATGAGCAACAAATTGGAGGAGGAGTTGTACCTGTCGTATCACCGTCTTCCTCTCTGAGGGCGGGTGTTCCGCACGAATCCGAGCCACCTCGTCTTCGTTCTGGGCACAGTGGTCATTAGAGAGCGTGTGAGCGGTAAAGGAACCGTCCTCCTCCTGCACGCCAAGCACCGCCCGAGCATCTCCGGCATTGGCTATATACCTTTAGGACGAGAGAGCTTTATTACGTATGTCACATCGTAAAAATTGCGTTTAGCTTGTATTTTATGTCTCAATTATATCTGGTGGTTACAGTTTTGACATTTGTTCTTATTCGTACAGGTCTGCTCCATCCACGTGAGCCACGCATGCCGTCGCTCCAGAGAAGGCCACTCTCAGAACCCAGTAGTGCAGGAAAGCATTTGGATCTCCAACCTGGCAGACCAGAccatattttaaaaatttgaaaacatgtcgataaaaataaatgtagtaTGCCTCACCTGAGCCTCCAGAGAAATATCATTGTCCAGCCTCTTGAAGGCGTTCATCAGAGCCTCTCTGGTGTCGGGGACATCCCCTGGGCtgagagcaggaaaaaaaaaatggtgcaggATTAGTCTACCTAACGTTTTGCCCATCGTAACATTTTTCCCGCACGTCTTACTTGGTGAGATCGATGAGCTCCTGCCAGTATGTACGGAGGCTGTTGAAGTAGAGCGTCTGAGCCTCCCTGCTGAAATAATCGTTGGGGTGCTTTTGCCACTGCAGGATGGGACTGAGCGCCCGGCCCGCCTCCACCGCCGCTTCCAGCTCGCACAGCGTGTCGTGCGGCAGTAGGGACACGGCGATGTAGTAGAAGAGCCTCTCGCTGAGCGCCTGGTGGAGAGCAATGTAAGACCACACAATTGCTGGCTACAATAATAAAAGCAAGAGGAAGCTGCTGGAGTACATCTATTGGAATGTGTTAATCTGTAGTTGCACCTGTGCACAAGCACATCCAGCGTGGCCATCAAACACGCCCAGCAACATTCCTCTCGTCTGCAGGCATGTCGCTGCACTGCGGCGGTCTTCTATGGGAGCGTTTGCAGGTAGCTGATTGCTGTCAAAGCCCATCACGGATGACAAGTTCTTGCCATCAAACTCAGGAACCTACAAGCAAATTACAGCAATTATTTCACACGGAGATAAGGGGAAAGTGTTTTCCAGCCGACCTTGAAGCTGTACTCGTTGGCTTTGAGGATGGAGTTGACTTGAGGTGGAGTGAGGACGTAGCTGTGAAGTGCGGAGGTGGTCTGGTGACATCTTGAGGGAGTGTGACTCATGTGAGAAGGACGTCGAGGAGCGGAGGAGCCCAACTGGGGCCGGCGGTGCTGGCATGGTAACAGACTGGAGGACAAGACCTTTGCCCGAGGCAATCTCTTCAACAGCTGTGACATCACAGGCATAGCAGATGGAGCACTGCAGACGTGGAAGTCCAAATGTTAGAAAACCACAAAACTGTTTCTTCTGTGTTTGTTCTCATTAGGCTCCAACCCCATCACAGTATTTGAAGTTTTATTACACTATATAAACAAAACACGAGACAAGCACTGACACACAGTAACTTAATACTTTATGGCTTAAGGTTGCAAGCAAGTATGGGTCAGCAGACCTGCTCAAAATAGCTTGACGTTTGGATGGTGAGAATTTTCTCTGCAGTCTTAAGTTGGTGGGTTGGTGTTTGCTTTGGATCAGACTTCCATGTTACATAATTCAAGGTATGTTTAAGTATGCAGATGCTGCAGAAATAATCATCTTTACGGGGGGTCCGTAAACACAACACGAAAGGGAGTCATGTTGACCATAGTGGCTGGGGCAAAGTTGCCATATTTGTTGACATCACAAGCCTCACCCAGCTAGCGACGAGGGTGGTGTCGGAGAAACACAACAGCACTTACAACACAAGAACAACTGCACAAAAGATTTAAATGTCTGATAATTGCAAAATCCAACTAGGTTAAGTACTCGATTAACTTGTAAATGCGCCTAACCACAGGGCAGAGATGCCAAATGCTAAACGTAATGAGGGTTACACCCACCACTCCGACAGTAAAATATAAAGGGCATGATTCAACTTGGCTTGATTATTTCTTATTTAATGTAACTGCATAATGTTGCATGCATATTACGCACCTGTACTTGTGAATATCAAAAAGTTATTAAAGCTCATGGCTCGAGTCCGAGCACTGCAAACAAAACGATGTCGTCGTCGTCCACCAGCGCCGCACCGCACAGTGGACGCTGATTGGCTGAGCGCTGTGGGCCCCGTCAGTGACGTCATACAGACAAATAAAActgactttcaaaataaaacgcttcaaaataaaacttttatcAGATCGACAGGGCACATCGCAAGAATATTTAGGATTGCCCTCACTtatagacacacaaaaaaaaaagaaataatagtAGGGAAAACACAGTgtattaaaattaatataaaatattttaatctaaaaaaatacatttacaagaaaaatatatacaaaacaGGGAACAGATatgtaaaaaacaacaaaccctTAACAtaatttacagttttacaacaTGGCCACTTTAAATGATCATATCAAAAATCTGTCATCCACCAAAGTTTTGTTGACGAGGTTCCTCCTTCCAAACGAATTGCGAATCCTTTCAAAGATCTGTTAGGAATAAACAAATATTTGATTATAATGGTGAGGCACTAACTTTAAATTTGATTTTTCTGTATCTGCCCAAAATACTGACCATTTGCTGCAAGTACGTAAGGACGGCAGCAAGCACAAAGTTCTGAGAGGCGAGGTCGACGACGCAGAAGAACAGCGTGTCGAAAATCAGCAGAGTGCCCTCATTTCCATAAAAGAGTACATCAGCAAAGGAGTGACCTTCATCTGTGGTGACAAACAGACATTATCTATGCAAGCAAGCATCAGCAACTCTACATCATGATCAAATCACAAAACatcaccagctcagtggccttgtgTTTGAGTGCCTGCCCTgagagtgggaggttgtgggttcaaacccccagccgggtcatacctaagACTCTAAAATcggtactcatttcttccctgcttggcactcagtgtaaggggttgaaatggggcctcccgatcaccaaatgattgtaTTATGTTTATCTTGTTAATTATttgactggttcttttatcataAACAAATGATTTAGGTTTCatgacctgacatgtttcggccgaAACATTATACCATTATAAAAGATGCTCTTATCATTCGGTTCAAGGAACTCCATGCCCATGACTCTCTCCAATGCCAGTTTGTCCCTCACAATGTAGTCCATATCAGGGTGAgcctgaagaaaataaaacagcgatttaaaaaaaaaaaggaacagttTAGACTAGAAACGAGAATAAAATGGAAGAAACAATAACAATTTATAAGGGTGACTAACATGATCTATGACAGATCCCAAGAAGTGGTTCATGGTTTGGTAGGCCCGAATGTTTTGGTCTGACTGGTTGAATGAGGCCGAGTCCATGAGTCTCGATGGTCCGTGTCGctgcaaatgaatgaaaaagcaaAACGATAAAATACAAGCATTGTATTTGACAACATTCCGAATGGAGACAGGCACAAACCATGGTGAAGGAGTCGCGTATCCTGTCGTAATGTGAGCGCAAGCGGCCGGAGAGGGCCACTTGGAAAGTCTGCATGTccgtattgggaagaagacctcTTTGGCCACACAGTGACTCCTTCGCGTGGGAAAGATCACACGTAAGACGGATGCAAATTGTGGAAAATATCTAAGTGGACATACGGCTTCTCTCCTCAGGTTGTTGTTCATTTCTTCCATGTTTGTATCAGCGTGGCCGTGCACAGATCGCCCATGGATGTAGTAGCCAAAACAGCGCTGGGGTAAAAGCAGCACGGAAATCTGCCAAGACAAAACACACAAGTGAAATTTAACAGATTCAAAAATTCATTTGGACACATTGACAGTAGCACAATAGGTAACTCACATTACTGATGGAGCAGAGATCCACAAACTGGCGAATTTTGTCTTCCACAAAATGCTCGTAAAATACCGTGAAGAAAATCACCTGTACAGATACACGACAAAATTCAGCGAAAGGTTAGCACCACATTAAACGGTCAATAAGAAGCGAGGAGGACAACCTGAAGAAGTCCAATGCAGAGCCAGAGTGTTGCCGACAGTCCATAGCGCATAATCAGGCTGTATGAAGGCGTATACACCTGTGGGGGGCGCTGTAGAGTTGGCCAGGGGTCTCTCAGTGCTAAGCTGGAGAACCCTAACACCTAAACAAACCAATGCAAGTATTAGCTCAGGAATGGCAATTAAAATAATTCAAACGTGAGACGTACTTCAAGGAAGAAGAGCACAGCCATGATCTGAAAAGTTGGGCGAATTTTACGGATGGTCTGGATCTCGTTCCACTCGTTGGCCACAAAGTAGGTCCTCCAGATGCTGACGGGAGAGGGATCACGTTTCTGCTGACCGTTGgctgaaataaaagcatgtagaATGAAGACGCAGAAAAATGGAGACACTCTAAAAGTATAAGAGCGACAACAATTTTAACACCTGGCACGTTTCTGTTTGCTTTAATGCGTGGCCTTTCCCAGTCAATGAAGAAGACGTCCAAAGATAACTGCACAATCAGCTTGTGGAGGAACTGCACTGCCTGGACAGCAGAAAAATACATGATATGAGATGAAAGACGCCCTCTAGCGTTTAGAGTGAATAATGCTCATGTAAACATTTGGTCTATTTGAACTGACTCACCTTGAGAGCAAAGGCGCAAGAGATGTAGGTCACAAACTGCTCCTCTTGATGAGAAAGCGGCAATAAGACTGAGGCATTCTGTTGGGCCTAAAACAAaacgattttttaaaaatcaagctaaaaaagaaattgcACTATTTAGGTGGAATGAAATGAAAGGCACCTTGTAAAGGATGAGCCAGTAAAGTCCAGTTCCCACAGTGACGGCGAGGAAAACATTGGCCAGATCTCCAGCGTAAAACAAGAAAAACATCAGCATGGTCTGAAATCAAAGGGAAGAGGTGGGTCAGGATTTACACTCCCACAGGAGAGTCCGGATTTATGATGCTTTACCCTTAAGTCCACCACGGGTGAGGCGATCCTCCTCTTCCAGCTGACTGTTTTGAGGACTGACAAGAGCACGGCCAGACCAGCCAGCACACCCAGAGCAGTctgtgccacacacacacaaatggataagagaaaaataataataataataaataactttGGGTTTCATACTCACATCTGTCTTCAAGCGAGCCTCGTTCTGATCCATCTCATACTCCACAGAAAAGCTCATCTGCAGGAGGAGAGAGAAATGTTCTTCTTTCTTATGTATTGTTTACTGCGGAGTATTTTTCTAAGAATCTAAATtcacaaaaagaagaaaaatagagCAAGAATAGCCCACtgggggtgtgcacacttgtgcaaccaaagAATCTACAGCtgtgtctttttttaatctctCTTGGAGAGACTTTCTTTTAAATTCAATTGAGTTCTAGATCTTAACAGTTTAGTTcccttttttaaaatgatttatcaTTCGTGTCATTTTACATCACAAAAACCTCGCCTTTTGAAAAGGTGTGTGCGACTCACAGACACAGTTTGTGTGTCGACGTCAGCAACCAGGACATCTTTGTACTCCACCGTCATCAGTGGGGGGAACACCTGACCCTGTTGTGTGCCCGGGACTAAGTTGAACCTGTGCACATCCACCGAGCGCTTAGAAACCACAAATATTTATTTCCACTGCATCTTCAGTGTGCACCTTATTTTCACAGTGTTGGCGACACGGATGACTTTAGGAAGATCCTTTGCGTTTTTTTCTCGGCCGCTCAACGCGTCGATGAGAAAGATACGCCGTGATAGGTACCAGTTGGTCATGCTTTCTGTGCATTGGTGAGCAAAAACACAAGTTTCGCGACACAAAATCACACACACGAGCTCACAACCACAAATCCCACCTTGGTTGATGAACTTTCCATTATATTGCTGGTTCAGAACCAATGTGGGTAAAGGGAGAAGTTTTCTGGTCTCCTCTCCACCGAGGTCCAGAAAGACATCATAAAAAAGCGGCTCGGGATGAGCACGGAGCAGGTCTGCGATTGAAAGATCACACTACACACACGGAATCAAAGTCGTGCAATCAAAGCAAGGTGGACTGCGACGTGAACTGCGGCTAACTTACGTTTTCTTGGTAGGCGGTGCCAAAACTGAAAGCTGACATTCGTTTGATGGGTGTTTCTGGACAAATCTAAAGGAGATATATTTTTAGAATCAATGCATCTGACTCGAGAGTCTTGAAAAATGAATCAcatcaaaatattttataatgtAAGCGGGAGGTCAAGGCCAGGTCTTACCTGTAGATTAGCTCCTCCGATAGTTTCCCATCGAAGGAACTCGCCTCTGACGTTATAAACGGCAGCGAGCAGCTTAATGTCCGTGTTctatcaaacaaaaaaatgaaccgGATTATTTCCCATAGCGttataatttaattaatttcatCATCTACCTTGTCTTTTCCTCTGAAAACAAAGCTAACCGGGACGGGATCGCTCTGAAGCACTCGACTCGCCAATCCCGGTTCATCGCCGTAGTAAAGCCATGGTAGATTATgtctcctggaaaaaaaaaagtttaacacTGGTGGTATTTAGATGTACCTAATGCCACGTCCTTATAATTTATGCAATTGAGCACCAGTAGGAGATGTCTTGAGTGGAGCTAAAAGCGGCCTGTGATCTGAAGACGTTGTTAAAGATCCCGCAGGCATCAACGCTCACGCCGCTGAAGGAGTGCATGTTCATCACGCACATGTTGCCCAGGGCTTGGCATGCTGTCAGGTTGGAGAAGCTCTGTTGATAAGAACATTTAATGACATGAAAGCTCATACAGGGCAATTAGAGAAAGTGTCAAATTACAAGGCAGGCTGCTGCGGATGAGTAGAGATTCTTGAGGAACCAGGCAGACACCATGCTGAACTTCTAGAAGTGGGAcagaaacaaaagcaaaaatgatTCAAATGTTTCCTTGGTGGAGGTAACAAAGATATGTGTACTTACCAACTGAGCAAAGTTGACACTGGGATTGACATTAGTGGAAAGACTTCCTGGTGGGATACACAACCCACCTGCCTGGAAATaagataaaaatatattaaagaatacaaatataaaatatatgcttattttaaaataaatatctgGAATTGCATGAGCTCACCAGCAAAGAGGGAGGGTTACACACACAGGAGCTTTTGATGAAGGAAGCCTGACATCTCTCGCACCTAAATGACAACACACATAGGCAGCTAATTTAACGACAAATAATCATATTAAAATTATTATGAGTCAGATGATGAACCTGTCTCCATTGCTGTTGGGTACTGAGAAAGCGGATCCATTTCCATTACACATCTCGCATGAGGCCTCATCTAAAAGATTTCCACTGACATCCCTctccactggaaaaaaaaaacatatataagtgagtaaaaaaaacaatgcaataCTTTTCACCTGCCCAGATATTTTACTAACCGAGGATACGTCTTGGAGGGCACTGGCACCGGCCCTCATCAGTAGTACTACCTGGGCAacgaatgcacccaaaaccatcTTGAGTTACTGCCTGGAGCCCAACCAGAAAACTTTAGACAAACAAGTTTATGTGATCAATATAATATAATGAACAGTACTTACAGGCTTTTCTTCTGGACAGGCCTCACAAGCAATGGAGGTCAGGTCAGTCGTGATTGTTCGGAATCCATTTTGGCAAATGCAACTCAGCCCTGGAAAACAAAAGATGATTTGAACTAATAATTTAAGATGAATAATGTCACAAATTGTTATTGTGACCATTTATTTTTATAGGTAAGCAGTTACAGGTAAGCTGGAGCCAAGTGAGGACTTCTCCTGACAGCTAACTACCCCTAAACTCTGTGTAATAGTATTTGCAGTATTTGAAACAAGATTAATGAAACATTTGTGTTTAAGCGAGGCTAACCAGTTGCGCTGCGTTGTTGATTTTCACCACAGCTAACACACGACAAACTGGAGATGTCGAAGTATTCTTCCACATTGCAGTCTGACGGAGATTGAAAAGGAATTATATACTGCTGGCATAAAACGGGATTTAAATGCACAAAaaacaatgtaaaaataaatttgTAGCTGCTAATAATAAAAAGTAGCGTCCCTGTCGCCATGGTGTGCTGCGGCGTCTTTTTCGTTTGCGGCTAGCATTGGGCCTTGTGGAGCACTAGCGCCGTCTTGCGGTTGGGAGTAGGGCGTACCTTTGTCTGCTCTGAACAACCACAAACACAATTCTTAGTGTTCATCAGtgcttattttttaatattgtaaatgttatagttattatgaatgtaaaaaataaataaaatgaacaacATTGAAGACTTTCCATGGAAATTACATCAGAAATCGCTCATCCACTTGCGTCTTGTAGGCAAGGTTCTTCTTTCCAAAATGAATTTGAATCTTTCGGAATATCTGCATAGAAGTCATTGATTTAAACACCAGTGTTCTTTTTCACGCATACATTCCATACTCACCTTTTGCTGGATGTATGTCAGCAGTCCTGCGAGTACAAAGTTCTGACATGCAAGGTCAGCAACGCAGAAGAACAACGCATCAAAAACCAGCAATGTACTTTCGTGTCCATGAAAAAGCACATTGTTGAAACTGTGGGCTTCATCTGCAAGGACAAAGATATTCAGTCTCCTCCAAAAGTACTGGAAAAGCAAGGCCAGTTCGACCATGCATATATCGACAAACATAAATATTGCTACCATTATAAAAAATGCTCTTCTCAATTGGCTCGAGGAACTCCATGCCCAGGACACGCTCCAACGCCAGTTTGTCCCTCACATAGTAATCCATGTCAGGGTGGGCCTGAGAGGACCAAAACATCATGAGATGAACAAATGATAATTGCACTTATTGCATTTATATTTGTGTGCCACGAACATGATCGATGATTGATCCAAGGAAGTTGTTCATGGTGTGGTAGGCCCGAATGTTTTGCTCCCACTGGTTGGCTGAGTGGGCTTCCATGAGCCGTGTTGGTCCGTATCTCTGGATGTAGAAGATGCAGTGAGGAATtgctgtatatattttttttttcgtgggaGACGTGTACAAACCCTGGCAAAGGATTCGCGAATCTTGTCGTACTGTGAGCGTAACCGTGTGGAAAGAGCCACCTGGAAAGTTTGCATGTCCGTGCTGGGTAGAAGACCTCTTTGGCCACACAGTGACTCCTTCACAATATGGACGCAATAGGAATGTGAGTTGAGCACTAAAGGCATAAAAATGGTCGCTAAGCAAACATACAGCTTCTCTCCTGAGATTTTGACTCATTTCCTCCATGTTGGTGTCAGCGTGACCGTGCACGGAACGTCCATGGATGTAGTAGCCATAACATCGCTGCGGTAAGAGCAACACTGAAatctgtaaaaacaaaacacgctTAAGCGAATCCAAGTAAACAGATACAGAGATGAATTGTAACTTACGTTGCTGATTGAGCAGAGATCTGGAAACCGACGGATTTTGTCAGTTACGCAAATCTCGTAAAAGACAGTGAATGTGACCTGAGCGGAGATAGAGGGATGAATTGATTATAATAATTAATTGATTGGATATTATTCAAAAGTTGTTCAATTCAAAAAGCAAAACTCACATGGCACACATTCAGGAATTTTGGAATCATTCAATTTGTTTCCCATGTAAAATAGATTTTTCTGTAAATTtctaaaaattaataaaaatattattttaaaaaaaatcatataacattttagttatttatttattttcctttttttcaacAGTATTTACtcctttattttaatttattttaaaaaaaatcatataacattttaattaattatttatttattttactttttttccaaCAGTATTTACTCCTgtatttttcactttttcaaATGGGAAAGTCAAATGAAAACCTGGAGAAACCCAATGCAGAGCCAGAGTGTTGATGCCAGACCATAGCGCAGAATTGTGCTGTAAGAAGGTTCGTCGTCCATCTGTGAGGAAGCCTTCAAAAGCGTCCCGGGCTCCTTAAGTGTGTATTCAGAGAAACCCAAAACCTAGACGGCATTAAAAAAACGATGAGCAAAAACAGACAAAAGGTGCATGTGGCGTGTGACATACTTCAATAAAGAAAAGCACAGCCATGATCTGAAAGGTCGGCCTGGTCTTGCGGATGGTCTGGATCTTGTTCCACTCATTGGCCACAAAATAGGTCCTCCAAATACTAACAGGTGTAAGATCCTGTTTCTGTTGACCTCTGGCTGACAAAAGCAGGGCACACAGTGAGCagcctaagaaaaaaaaatgctagcaaAAAGATTTCCACCTGTGACCGTCCGGCTGGCTGTGGTTCGAGGCTTCTCCCAGTCAATGAAAAAAACATCCACAGATAACTGCATGATCAGCTTGTGGAGGAACTGCATTGCctttaaggacaaagtttttatCATTATCAAAATGTGTATTAAAAATCTCTTCGAGAGGATCAATTTTGTATTGCTGGTCGGGTCAGGAACCCCACACTGATTCCCATGACCTTTGACCCCCAATATGAACATCTGCACATCATCATCAAGCATTAACTGACTCACCTTGAGCACAAAAGCGCAAATAATGTATGTGGCAAAATGTTTTTCCTGATGAGGAAGTGGCAGTTCCATATCCACTTGCTGTtgggcctaaaaaaaaagaataattaatctcaaattaaaaacaatatCAAACAAACATCCATCCAACCTTGGAAAGCATAAGCCAGCAGAGTCCAGTTGCTAAAGtaacgagaaaaaaaacattggccaCATCTCCAGCGTAGAAAAACACAAAGGTTaatataatctaaaaaaaaaaaagaaaaaaaagaacattatcaTTATGTTTCACATCAACAACTGGAAAATGATCATTTGTGATGTCACACGAGCTTTACCTTCAAGTCGATGGTCACTGAGTCGGATCTCCTCTTCCAGCTGATTGTCTTCAACAGCGACAAAAATATCACCAAACCAGCCAACACACCCAAAGCAGTCtgcgaaaaaaaaatcccgatgCTAAGTCGCTAAGTAGCTAAGCAGACTTTATTCCCCTCTGATACAGTTAACATTAAAAAGTATAAATGATCATTTTATGAATATTTTTACAACTTAATACATAATAGTTGGGCATATTGATTTGAGTGTCATTTTTGGGTGTGGGGCCTACTCACATCTATAACATGGGCCTGGTAAATCACCACATCCTTCCGTTGTGTCTgcaagagataaaaaaaaaaaaaaaaagggaagtgaGAGTAACTATGCCCCATACGAATGAAATATACAACACGGACTCACAGATTCGAATAAAATGCTGACATTTGGGTTGGAAGGCGCATCCATTTTGTGATAGACAAATGTCCACTATTTGATGCGTATGCACGGAATCATATTAAAATTATGATGGGCTTCAAAGGTACGCATATTAAAGTGACACCACATCATACAGTATCAACATGGCGCTGTGATGCTGAATGAATGTTATGTTAGCGCAACCAGGATAATAATCAGTATTAATAAACTTAATATTGATAAACAAAGTTTTTAAATCTATCGGAattaggattaaaaaaaacaatgtgttcTGGATTTTCCTTCAATATtagcaagtgtgtgtttgtttatgaatatttgaaaaaaaagacagctaATGTGatgttgaatttaaaaaagtgaATAACTTAATGGAAATTATTATGAATTTTTGAACAAGTGAGATCACAAAACTTTGTTTATGACAGCATTAATAGGAAATTATATCACAaggctttatttttattgtgatgagatgaggaaaaaaaatgatgccaCAAGGTTTGCTAGTGATGACATGTCAGGGTTAAAAACggaaagtcaagtttatttatgtaGCCCtaaatcccctgatcttaaactcccaggagggcaaggaaaaactcaaaaaaatccTACtgtgggaaaaatgagaaatcttgagaagagaccacagatgggaggatcccccttccaggatgacccaGAAAATGGAGATGTCAAAGTGTTCAGTTAGAACAACAAAGGAAGACTGCACGATTTCCGGTATGTGGTGAGCTTTTTCTGATGATCATCTgcccaaaaaaacacaaattcttgaAAAAGGCATGGATGAAAACAAGAAACTAACTTATTATTTTTGTAGATTCCCATTTGTCCATGTCATGGCAATCGGCAAAGGTTTGAATCGAGGTATCTGGATTTTTGATGAAGACGTTTCACCTTTTATCCAAAAGGCATCTTCAATGTCCATGGCTGTGTCTAAAATaagatgttgtttttgttgcttaGCATGGTTGGTGATGTGTAGTCAAGACAAGTCATTTCACCACCCTCGCTGGGCAACAACGACAACAACCAGGAACCACGCCCACAAAACAACATTTAATAGTTCCTAATTAACATACAAAGGATTTGTtttagatgtactgtaattattttctgcatcaaaattaaatgtggtgttcaaaaagtcttttttcaaacttgagtcttgaaaaagagggcgtcgtcttataatcagggtcgtcttatattcgggtcaATACGGTAATTTCCTTCAAAGAAGCACAGCATGGTTCGACCAGGTACCTACACCGGATGAAATGGTTCATCCTCACGCCATTGATAGTGACGTAAAACGTTGCTCGACCAATCACCGTGCAACAATGGAAAGGCGCAAACTGGGCGGGATTGAATGTGTATTGGAAGCAGAGGCATGCAAGACGCAGTTTCAGTTTCAGACTTTAAGAAGCTCCATGCGCGCGCACCTTAAGTAAATACGGTCAGTATTTCTCAAATCAAAATTAATTATAACCTTCTTCCTCGTGTTTTTTACTCAAATATTTTGTCTTTTACAGAGCACGCTTCTTGGGGGGGACATGACCAGCATTGTGAGGCTTAAGGGGCTCGATGAGAAAGCGAACGCCGAGGACATTCGGCACTTTTTCCCTCGTTTGCACATACCTGACCGCGGAGTTTGGATCTGGATCCTGGGAGGACCACAACACGAGGCATTCATAGCCTTCAAGTCTGAACGCGATGCACGACACGCCGTTCGCCATAGTGGACGTTCTCTAAAAGGATCCAAGGTGAATATACGCCTGAGTAGTGTTTCAGAACTGGAACATAAATTAAAATACTATGAGAAGAAGAAGCATTTAACTTCCCATTGTCTACCACGTGAGAAAGT is from Syngnathus scovelli strain Florida chromosome 9, RoL_Ssco_1.2, whole genome shotgun sequence and encodes:
- the pdp1 gene encoding pyruvate dehydrogenase phosphatase catalytic subunit 1, with product MPVMSQLLKRLPRAKVLSSSLLPCQHRRPQLGSSAPRRPSHMSHTPSRCHQTTSALHSYVLTPPQVNSILKANEYSFKVPEFDGKNLSSVMGFDSNQLPANAPIEDRRSAATCLQTRGMLLGVFDGHAGCACAQALSERLFYYIAVSLLPHDTLCELEAAVEAGRALSPILQWQKHPNDYFSREAQTLYFNSLRTYWQELIDLTNPGDVPDTREALMNAFKRLDNDISLEAQVGDPNAFLHYWVLRVAFSGATACVAHVDGADLYIANAGDARAVLGVQEEDGSFTAHTLSNDHCAQNEDEVARIRAEHPPSERKTVIRQDRLLGLLMPFRAFGDVKFKWGIELQKRVLESGPDQLHENEHTKFIPPNYHTPPYLTAEPEITYHRLRPQDRFLVIGSDGLWETLHRQEVVRIVGEYLTGVHQQQPLTVGGYQVTLGQMQGLLEERKARTSSAFEDQNAATYLMRHAVGNNEFGTVDHERLSKMLSLPEELARMYRDDITIIVSQFNPHVIGAHRQEE